In Schistocerca nitens isolate TAMUIC-IGC-003100 chromosome 10, iqSchNite1.1, whole genome shotgun sequence, a single window of DNA contains:
- the LOC126210424 gene encoding cuticle protein 6.4-like, with amino-acid sequence MFKYLILALCVLAVAFAAEESAPKEKRGLAYATGLGYSAPLAYSGLYNGYSAYGVPAYASGYYGYSGLGYNGLGYAAAPALGYGYHGYY; translated from the exons ATGTTCAAGTACTTG ATCCTCGCTCTGTGCGTGCTGGCTGTTGCCTTCGCCGCTGAGGAGTCCGCCCCCAAGGAGAAGCGCGGCCTGGCCTACGCCACCGGCCTCGGCTACTCCGCCCCCCTGGCCTACTCCGGACTGTACAACGGCTACTCCGCCTACGGCGTGCCCGCCTACGCCTCCGGCTACTATGGCTACAGCGGCCTGGGATACAACGGACTGGGATACGCCGCTGCCCCCGCCCTGGGCTACGGATACCACGGATACTACTAG